The following are encoded together in the Lepidochelys kempii isolate rLepKem1 chromosome 7, rLepKem1.hap2, whole genome shotgun sequence genome:
- the ZNF503 gene encoding zinc finger protein 503: MITSPSLSAVRSSKHSSSGRDIGGSSSLSLSSAADLAWQNGHSGNTTSCTKPFFHAVPPSDPLRQANRLPIKVLKMLTARTGHILHPEYLQPLPSTPVSPIELDAKKSPLALLAQTCSQIGKPDPSPSSKLSSVTSNGAGGDKDSKSGPLKLSDIGVEDKSSFKPYSKPGAEKKEPGPAGCGGAASGGVSSGEKSGFRVPSATCQPFTPRTGSPNSSASACSPGLLPAEGKAGEDKKDAEGCGKGGSAGSDGGPGAASLSHSRISVSCGGINVEGGQHPEGAPGSKTISSDSSSCSSSTTATSSASVLGSGLVAPVSPYKPGQTVFPLPPAGMSYPGTLAGAYAGYPPQFLPHGVALDPTKSGSLVGAQLAAAGSLGCSKPAGSSPLAGASPPSVMTASLCRDPYCLSYHCASHLAGAASASCAHDQALKSGYPLVYPTHPLHSVHSSLTGATPPSLAGHPLYPYGFMLPNDPQPHICNWVSANGPCDKRFATSEELLSHLRTHTAFPGTDKLLSSYPSSSSLASAAAAAMACHMHIPTTGAPGSPGTLALRSPHHALGLSSRYHPYSKSPLPTPGAPVPVPAATGPYYSPYALYGQRLTTASALGYQ; the protein is encoded by the exons ATGATCACATCGCCCTCGCTTTCTGCTGTAAGAAGTAGTAAGCACAGCAGCAGCGGTAGAGACattggcggcagcagcagcctcaGCCTCAGCAGCGCCGCTGATCTCGCCTGGCAGAACGGGCACTCTGGGAATACTACTAGCTGCACCAAGCCCTTCTTCCACGCCGTCCCTCCTTCGGACCCTTTACGCCAAGCGAATCGGCTTCCCATCAAAGTCTTGAAAATGCTCACGGCTCGGACGGGACACATTTTACACCCTGAGTATCTGCAGCCTTTGCCTTCCACCCCTGTCAGCCCCATAGAG CTGGATGCTAAGAAGAGCCCGCTGGCCCTGTTGGCTCAGACGTGCTCCCAGATCGGGAAGCCggacccttccccttcctccaaaCTCTCCTCGGTCACCTCGAACGGCGCGGGCGGGGACAAGGACTCCAAGTCGGGCCCCTTGAAACTCAGCGACATCGGCGTGGAGGACAAGTCGAGTTTCAAGCCCTACTCCAAGCCGGGCGCCGAGAAGAAGGAGCCGGGCCCCGCAGGCTGCGGTGGCGCCGCCTCTGGGGGAGTCTCCAGCGGAGAGAAGTCGGGATTCCGAGTCCCGAGCGCCACCTGCCAGCCGTTCACGCCAAGGACAGGCAGCCCCAACTCCAGCGCCTCCGCCTGCTCGCCGGGGCTGCTGCCGGCCGAGGGCAAGGCGGGAGAGGACAAGAAGGACGCGGAGGGCTGCGGCAAAGGGGGCAGCGCCGGCTCGGACGGGGGCCCGGGCGCCGCCAGCCTCAGCCACAGCCGGATTAGCGTGAGCTGTGGCGGGATTAACGTGGAGGGCGGCCAGCACCCGGAGGGCGCGCCGGGCTCCAAGACCATCTCCTCGGACTCgtcctcctgcagcagcagcaccaccgCCACCTCGTCCGCCTCGGTGCTGGGCTCCGGCCTGGTGGCCCCGGTCTCGCCCTACAAGCCGGGCCAGACTGTCTTCCCCCTGCCGCCGGCGGGCATGAGCTACCCGGGCACGCTGGCGGGCGCCTACGCCGGCTACCCGCCGCAGTTCCTGCCGCACGGAGTGGCCCTGGACCCCACCAAGTCCGGCAGCCTGGTCGGGGCCCAGCTGGCCGCCGCCGGCAGCCTGGGCTGCAGCAAGCCGGCGGGATCGAGCCCGCTGGCCGGCGCCTCGCCGCCCTCCGTCATGACGGCCAGCCTGTGCCGCGACCCCTACTGCCTGAGCTACCACTGCGCCAGCCACCTGGCCGGCGCGGCCAGCGCCTCCTGCGCCCACGACCAGGCCCTCAAGTCCGGATACCCGCTGGTCTACCCCACGCACCCGCTGCACAGCGTCCATTCCTCCCTGACGGGGGCCACCCCGCCCTCGCTGGCCGGCCACCCCTTGTACCCCTATGGCTTCATGCTCCCCAAcgacccccagccccacatctgcaaCTGGGTGTCGGCCAACGGACCCTGCGACAAGCGCTTTGCCACCTCCGAGGAGCTGCTGAGCCACTTGCGGACCCATACTGCCTTCCCGGGCACCGATAAACTCCTCTCCAGCTACCCCAGCTCCTCCTCGCTGGCCAGCGCCGCCGCCGCGGCCATGGCCTGCCACATGCACATCCCCACCACCGGGGCGCCGGGCAGCCCGGGCACGCTGGCCCTCCGCAGCCCGCACCACGCCTTGGGACTGAGCAGCCGCTACCACCCCTATTCCAAGAGCCCTTTGCCCACCCCAGGTGCCCCAGTGCCCGTCCCTGCGGCCACGGGACCTTACTACTCCCCCTATGCACTGTACGGGCAGAGACTTACCACAGCCTCCGCTCTGGGCTACCAGTGA